From Diceros bicornis minor isolate mBicDic1 chromosome 8, mDicBic1.mat.cur, whole genome shotgun sequence, a single genomic window includes:
- the LOC131409346 gene encoding growth-regulated protein homolog gamma-like: MDKRVLPSRGATELAPPAIPPALPLQAPPPRPSELSPMARAAAAAASRAPRLLRAALLLLLLVAAARRAAGAPVVSELRCQCLQTVQGVHQKNIQSVKVTSPGSHCAQTEVIATLKNGQKACLNPEAPMVKKIIARILTTGKTN, from the exons ATGGATAAAAGGGTGCTCCCGTCTCGGGGAGCCACAGAGCTCGCTCCGCCAGCAATCCCGCCGGCCCTCCCGCTCCAGGCACCGCCGCCCCGACCCTCCGAGCTGAGCCCCAtggcccgcgccgccgccgccgccgcctcccgcgcTCCCCGGCTCCTCCGGGCCGCgctgctgctcctgctcctgGTCGCCGCCGCCCGGCGCGCAGCAG GCGCGCCCGTGGTCTCTGAACTGCGCTGCCAGTGCCTGCAGACCGTGCAGGGGGTTCACCAAAAGAACATCCAGAGTGTGAAGGTGACGTCCCCAGGCTCCCACTGCGCCCAAACCGAAGTCAT AGCCACTCTCAAGAATGGACAGAAAGCATGTCTGAACCCCGAAGCCCCCATGGTTAAGAAAATCATCGCTAGGATCCTAACCAC GGGCAAAACCAACTGA